The following proteins are encoded in a genomic region of Gemmatimonadaceae bacterium:
- a CDS encoding DUF3857 domain-containing protein — MLNSMLGRTAFLLFASAAALTAQAPTITQQGDPSVKSDTIYKLAVKAADHPEEEAVFLLDDGVVRLEADGRGKETFRQVVQILKPGAVERYNEFRWSYAPGHEKFTLNWIRVIGADGKVISEGPSHEQDSDVPAQMGDPVYSDRKVKRVSLSGVAVGTLVDYSYSREELKPYLPGDFFQSWSVSTGLTVKRSRLIVDVPASLAVPLHERNLNFPRKTQDVNGRRVYTWIAADVPRLKGELYAADSNNVQMQVALSSPLTWQDVGSWYAKISHDRYALGKASETKLHEVLASAAPKTRGDTIRAVHRWVAQDIRYVSIALGLGGYQPRSPDTVVVSGFGDCKDKATLFVAAMNSLGITTFPVLLNSTGVSYRELATLDQLDHAIAAVQTPTGYQFTDLTSEFTPYGELPYGEQGELALVVHPDGTTEQKELPLSHPSDNVTTIRVSGILSSDGMFNGRYDEEGTGALQYSLRSAFENPLDSTEKANAANAIASKFFDGAEGDSLTGFEGKDLHATPHMSIEIKHGKAASPAGASEIFTIPFGSTAGLNSVAKELETAKERRFPVDAVRIFGNRSTLVELTVKLPAGWKAQLPPGVKAVSPFGSYESTYTQVGDELVLTRRTAGATGVYAPDRIKDVAVWFRDVAKDDAKMIVIATK; from the coding sequence ATGCTCAATTCGATGCTCGGTCGCACCGCATTCCTGCTTTTCGCTTCCGCTGCCGCGCTGACGGCGCAGGCCCCGACGATCACGCAGCAAGGTGATCCCAGCGTCAAGTCGGATACGATTTACAAGCTTGCCGTGAAGGCTGCGGACCATCCCGAGGAGGAGGCCGTTTTCCTGCTCGACGATGGCGTCGTGCGCCTCGAGGCCGATGGTCGAGGGAAGGAGACGTTCCGGCAAGTTGTGCAGATACTCAAGCCTGGCGCCGTCGAACGGTACAACGAGTTTCGATGGAGCTACGCACCCGGGCACGAGAAGTTCACGCTGAACTGGATTCGCGTCATCGGCGCGGATGGCAAGGTGATCAGCGAAGGCCCGTCGCACGAGCAGGACTCGGATGTGCCGGCCCAGATGGGCGACCCGGTGTATTCCGACCGCAAGGTGAAGAGGGTTTCGCTATCCGGCGTCGCCGTGGGCACGCTCGTCGACTACAGTTATTCGCGCGAGGAGCTCAAGCCCTACCTGCCTGGCGATTTTTTTCAGAGCTGGAGCGTCTCGACGGGACTCACCGTCAAGCGGTCGCGCCTCATCGTCGACGTGCCAGCGTCGCTCGCCGTCCCGCTCCATGAGCGAAATCTAAACTTCCCGAGAAAGACACAGGACGTCAATGGACGCCGAGTGTATACCTGGATCGCGGCGGACGTCCCGCGGCTCAAGGGTGAGCTCTACGCGGCCGACTCGAACAACGTACAGATGCAGGTGGCGCTCTCGTCGCCGCTCACGTGGCAGGACGTCGGCAGCTGGTACGCGAAGATTTCGCACGACCGGTACGCGTTAGGCAAGGCGTCGGAGACCAAGCTGCACGAAGTGCTCGCGTCGGCGGCGCCAAAGACGCGAGGCGACACCATCCGCGCCGTGCATCGCTGGGTCGCGCAGGACATTCGCTACGTGTCGATCGCCCTCGGACTCGGCGGCTACCAGCCGCGGTCGCCCGACACCGTCGTGGTGAGCGGCTTCGGTGACTGCAAGGACAAAGCGACGCTCTTCGTTGCGGCGATGAACTCGCTGGGGATCACGACGTTCCCGGTGCTGCTCAACTCCACGGGCGTGTCCTACAGAGAGCTCGCGACGCTCGACCAACTCGACCACGCCATCGCGGCAGTACAAACGCCCACTGGATATCAGTTTACTGATCTCACCTCGGAGTTCACGCCCTACGGCGAGCTGCCGTACGGCGAGCAGGGCGAGCTTGCGCTTGTCGTCCACCCCGACGGCACGACGGAGCAGAAGGAGCTTCCGCTCTCGCATCCGTCGGATAACGTGACGACGATTCGCGTCTCCGGCATTCTCTCGAGCGACGGCATGTTCAACGGCCGGTACGACGAGGAGGGAACGGGGGCCCTGCAGTACAGCCTACGTTCGGCGTTCGAGAATCCGCTCGATTCGACCGAGAAGGCGAATGCGGCGAACGCGATTGCGTCGAAATTCTTCGATGGCGCCGAGGGCGATAGCCTAACGGGTTTCGAGGGGAAGGATCTGCACGCGACACCTCACATGAGCATCGAGATCAAGCACGGGAAAGCGGCATCGCCGGCCGGCGCCTCGGAGATCTTCACGATCCCGTTCGGCAGCACGGCAGGGCTCAACTCGGTTGCGAAGGAGTTGGAGACGGCGAAGGAGCGACGCTTCCCCGTGGATGCGGTGCGCATTTTCGGCAATCGATCGACACTGGTTGAGCTCACAGTCAAGTTGCCTGCGGGTTGGAAAGCGCAGCTACCGCCTGGCGTGAAGGCAGTGAGTCCCTTCGGGAGCTACGAATCGACGTACACGCAAGTGGGCGACGAGCTCGTTCTCACGCGGCGAACGGCGGGCGCGACGGGCGTGTATGCGCCCGATCGGATCAAGGATGTGGCGGTGTGGTTCCGCGACGTCGCGAAGGATGACGCGAAGATGATCGTGATTGCGACAAAATAG
- a CDS encoding ferritin-like domain-containing protein yields MGLDNMKDLYLDQIGDLYSAETQIIEALPKMIETTSHAQLRDGFSKHLTQTREHARRLEAIGKRLGERIDDKKCKGMEGLLKEGSEAIKKGGNQSVVDAALIAAAQRVEHYEIAGYGCARTYADALGLTEDASDLQRTLDEEAETDKKLTQIAESIVNPDAQRTTRFDRDVTSQRFGEVERNRPDMR; encoded by the coding sequence ATGGGTCTCGACAACATGAAGGATCTCTATCTCGATCAGATCGGCGATCTGTACAGCGCGGAGACGCAGATTATCGAGGCGCTGCCGAAAATGATCGAGACGACGTCGCACGCGCAGCTTCGCGACGGATTCTCCAAGCATCTGACGCAGACGCGGGAGCACGCGCGTCGCCTGGAGGCCATCGGCAAACGCCTCGGAGAAAGGATCGACGACAAGAAGTGCAAGGGAATGGAAGGGCTGTTGAAGGAAGGCAGTGAAGCGATTAAGAAAGGCGGCAATCAGAGCGTCGTCGATGCGGCACTCATCGCGGCGGCGCAGCGTGTGGAGCATTACGAGATCGCCGGCTACGGCTGTGCTCGCACGTACGCCGATGCGCTTGGCCTCACGGAAGACGCCTCGGATCTGCAGAGGACGCTCGACGAAGAAGCCGAGACGGACAAGAAGTTGACGCAGATTGCGGAGTCGATCGTGAACCCTGACGCCCAGCGCACGACGCGCTTCGATCGCGACGTGACGTCGCAGCGTTTTGGTGAGGTCGAGCGCAATCGACCGGACATGCGATGA
- a CDS encoding sialidase family protein, translated as MSTTFDDKGNAYVSYLTFDKLGTPSYWRHGAGRNGIYVRRSGDGGRSWDAPVPVRAWYTGNEPDMQYEDMPRIFADNSPNSPHHGSLYVGWIEWQLDKSIILFSQSTDQGQNWSTPIRISTQAGFPRDDNGDVVGFIGTVGPDGTIYAVWNWRSTIALAISRDGGRSFTPSRPVLEVGPPYFGGTGAVPGIGRVFGFPQVGIGRRPSANARGGVDARLYACWTDFRNGDIDVFLATSDDEGRSWSTAARVNSDSLHNGRDQFLQWMAVDPMSGDVYVQFYDRGADPENRLTSMTLARSTDGGRRFTSYRWSDAPFEGHGAFLGDYTWLTAYGGRVYGAWAETAPLTDSTVAAGSPLARTRTVMKVGSADFSLSGSATR; from the coding sequence GTGTCCACCACGTTCGACGACAAGGGGAATGCGTACGTCTCTTACCTGACGTTTGACAAACTTGGAACTCCCTCGTACTGGCGACACGGTGCTGGTCGCAACGGCATCTATGTCCGCCGGTCGGGGGATGGCGGAAGAAGTTGGGACGCCCCGGTTCCGGTTCGCGCCTGGTACACCGGCAACGAACCGGATATGCAGTACGAGGACATGCCTCGCATCTTTGCCGATAACTCACCGAACAGTCCACACCACGGATCGCTTTACGTCGGCTGGATCGAGTGGCAGCTCGACAAATCCATCATTCTCTTCTCGCAGTCGACCGATCAGGGGCAGAATTGGTCGACGCCGATTCGTATCAGTACGCAGGCGGGATTTCCGCGCGATGACAACGGCGACGTCGTCGGCTTTATCGGTACGGTCGGGCCCGACGGAACCATTTACGCAGTTTGGAACTGGCGCTCAACGATCGCACTCGCGATCTCGCGCGACGGTGGCCGCAGCTTCACTCCATCACGGCCGGTGCTCGAGGTCGGCCCGCCGTACTTCGGCGGCACCGGAGCCGTGCCGGGCATTGGCCGCGTCTTCGGCTTTCCTCAAGTTGGCATCGGGCGGCGCCCGTCTGCCAACGCTCGTGGCGGCGTCGACGCGAGGCTCTATGCGTGTTGGACGGACTTCCGCAACGGCGACATCGACGTCTTCCTCGCGACGTCCGACGATGAGGGCCGCTCGTGGTCGACGGCCGCACGGGTTAATTCGGATTCGCTCCACAATGGACGGGACCAGTTCCTCCAATGGATGGCCGTGGATCCCATGAGCGGTGACGTGTACGTCCAGTTCTACGACCGTGGCGCGGATCCCGAGAATCGCCTAACGAGCATGACGCTTGCCCGTTCGACCGACGGAGGGCGCCGCTTCACGAGTTACCGTTGGTCGGATGCGCCATTCGAGGGACACGGAGCCTTCCTTGGCGACTATACCTGGCTCACCGCATACGGCGGACGAGTCTACGGCGCTTGGGCCGAGACAGCTCCCCTGACCGACTCGACGGTGGCGGCCGGGTCGCCTCTCGCCCGAACGCGCACCGTCATGAAGGTAGGCTCCGCCGATTTCTCGCTTTCGGGAAGTGCGACTCGATGA
- a CDS encoding protein kinase yields the protein MTMPEPSGIPPMSPERWRLIEVVFQGALACTADQRESFLKDACGDDDAMRREALSLLAAHESMTESFLERPAGSALPPNERTAAALANALDGRYAIEREIAHGGMATVYLARDLRHDRSVAIKVMRDEIAAAVGAQRFLEEIRVTASLQHPHVLPLYDSGSAGGLLWYVMPFADGETLRSRLERERRLPIEDALQIAREIAEALEHAHARGVVHRDIKPENVLLQGGHSLVADFGIALALERAGGERLTRTGLTLGTPQYMSPEQARGERALDARVDVYALGAVLHEMLVGEAPFAAESRQVMLQRILKEPAKSLATRRPEVAPWLDAAVQRSLAKRAEDRFPSATAFATALVAPAAGAEAPSESQFDVPHRQPNDVKSRGLVPTRVAVFAGVAGIALGLVVGWMLAHATPVPRWATNRQGLVQPEKAATAAIASADMAANTVGSTDGLSLVVVDRAGRSLRTIPANRPWTPRFSPDGRRVAYGAFGSGRGTSDLWITDLDAGSTQRLTDDDGDSNDPQWSPDGNVIAYSVSAPGGKDVAVRRLDGSAARVVASRDGTQFPSDWLRDGNALLVTDDQGAGGHDVIVQPADGSAARPYAATSADETAARISPDGHWIAYTSDQSGAPEVYMDSYPRAGRRVAISRNGGVHPVWRADGRELYYWRSDRLVAVQLGIATSGALPAVVSESVLFRAPYVVGLNTMYDASPDGSRFVVVQHQ from the coding sequence ATGACGATGCCCGAGCCCTCCGGCATACCTCCAATGTCACCGGAGCGGTGGCGCCTGATCGAGGTAGTCTTCCAGGGCGCGCTGGCGTGCACGGCGGATCAGCGTGAGAGTTTCCTCAAGGACGCGTGCGGCGACGACGACGCGATGCGGCGGGAAGCCCTGTCACTGCTCGCCGCGCACGAGAGTATGACGGAGAGCTTTCTCGAGCGTCCGGCCGGCTCAGCGCTGCCGCCTAACGAACGCACCGCCGCAGCGTTGGCGAACGCGCTGGACGGGCGCTACGCGATCGAGCGCGAGATCGCGCACGGCGGGATGGCGACGGTCTATCTTGCGCGCGATCTGCGCCACGACCGCAGCGTCGCGATCAAGGTGATGCGGGACGAGATTGCAGCAGCCGTTGGGGCACAGCGATTCCTGGAGGAGATTCGCGTCACCGCGTCGCTCCAGCATCCGCACGTTCTCCCGTTGTACGACTCGGGAAGCGCCGGCGGCCTCCTCTGGTACGTCATGCCATTCGCCGACGGAGAAACACTGCGTTCTCGCCTCGAGCGCGAGCGGCGGCTTCCCATCGAGGACGCGTTGCAAATCGCGCGCGAGATCGCGGAGGCGCTCGAGCACGCGCACGCGCGTGGCGTCGTCCACCGCGACATCAAACCGGAGAACGTGTTGCTCCAGGGCGGACATTCCCTCGTCGCTGACTTTGGGATCGCGCTTGCCCTCGAGCGCGCCGGCGGCGAGCGCCTAACGCGCACCGGCCTCACGCTCGGGACGCCGCAGTACATGTCGCCCGAGCAGGCACGAGGGGAGCGCGCTCTCGATGCCCGCGTCGACGTCTACGCGCTTGGCGCCGTGCTGCACGAGATGCTCGTGGGGGAGGCGCCATTTGCCGCGGAGTCGCGTCAGGTCATGCTTCAGCGGATTCTCAAGGAGCCCGCGAAGTCGCTCGCGACGCGTCGTCCCGAAGTTGCGCCGTGGCTCGACGCGGCCGTACAACGATCGTTGGCGAAGCGCGCCGAAGATCGGTTTCCGAGTGCAACCGCGTTCGCAACCGCGCTGGTCGCGCCAGCAGCAGGAGCGGAAGCGCCTTCGGAGTCACAGTTCGATGTGCCGCACCGGCAGCCTAACGATGTGAAGTCGAGGGGCCTGGTGCCGACTCGAGTCGCGGTCTTCGCGGGCGTCGCGGGCATTGCGCTGGGGCTCGTCGTCGGTTGGATGCTTGCGCACGCGACACCGGTTCCACGGTGGGCGACTAACCGCCAGGGACTCGTACAACCAGAGAAGGCGGCCACAGCGGCGATTGCGAGCGCCGATATGGCTGCGAACACCGTTGGGTCTACTGACGGACTGTCGCTCGTCGTCGTCGATCGGGCGGGACGTTCGCTGCGCACAATTCCAGCAAATCGCCCGTGGACCCCGCGTTTCTCGCCGGACGGGCGTCGCGTCGCATACGGCGCATTCGGCTCGGGACGCGGTACGAGCGACCTGTGGATCACGGATCTCGACGCCGGCAGCACGCAGCGGCTCACCGACGACGACGGCGATAGCAATGATCCGCAGTGGAGTCCGGACGGCAACGTCATCGCCTATTCGGTGAGCGCTCCAGGTGGAAAGGACGTGGCCGTGCGACGCCTCGACGGCAGCGCGGCGCGAGTCGTCGCGTCGCGCGACGGCACGCAGTTCCCGAGCGATTGGCTGCGCGACGGGAATGCGCTTCTCGTCACCGACGATCAAGGTGCGGGCGGGCATGACGTCATCGTGCAGCCGGCCGATGGATCGGCGGCACGGCCGTATGCGGCGACATCCGCGGATGAGACGGCGGCGCGGATCTCCCCCGATGGGCACTGGATCGCGTACACGTCGGACCAGTCGGGAGCCCCAGAGGTCTATATGGATTCGTATCCGCGTGCCGGCCGACGCGTGGCGATCTCGAGGAACGGCGGAGTACACCCGGTCTGGCGCGCTGATGGGCGCGAGCTGTACTACTGGCGCAGCGATCGTCTCGTCGCGGTCCAACTGGGCATCGCAACGTCAGGTGCGCTGCCGGCTGTCGTGTCGGAGTCGGTGTTGTTCAGGGCACCGTATGTCGTTGGACTGAACACGATGTATGATGCCTCCCCGGACGGCAGTCGATTCGTCGTTGTGCAACACCAATAG
- a CDS encoding FAD-dependent oxidoreductase — protein sequence MDLKSGYPLWPVNDGLIHTYPRLDGDARCDVAIVGGGITGALVAHHLIEAGFDALVVDRRDVGWGSTAASTALLQYEIDVPLVELIEMRGRDHANRAYLACRDAIGKLERVAKASSGSFGFERKKSLYLATGKRDRRLLRAELEARHAIGIRVDWLDEEDITARFPFRRPAALLSHDAAQVDAYGFAHALFGDAARRGLRVFDRTTVMDIDATARGVTLVTADKCLVRARYLVFATGYETRDFLDDRVAHLASTYAFASEPLAPIAGWGEDHCMIWEHAHPYLYLRTTADGRVIVGGEDEDFSNPARRDRLLAAKTAKLAARFRALFPDVELEVGFSWAGTFGETRDGLAYIGTHPDWPSSYFALGYGGNGITYGIIAAEIIRDALTGQANDQAELFCFGR from the coding sequence GTGGATCTGAAATCAGGCTATCCCCTGTGGCCCGTCAACGACGGGCTGATTCATACCTATCCCCGACTCGACGGCGACGCGCGATGCGACGTCGCGATCGTCGGTGGTGGCATCACCGGCGCTCTCGTTGCGCACCATCTCATCGAGGCGGGCTTCGATGCCCTGGTGGTCGATCGGCGGGATGTCGGATGGGGGAGTACCGCCGCCTCGACCGCCCTGCTGCAGTACGAGATCGACGTCCCACTCGTCGAGCTGATCGAGATGCGCGGTCGCGATCACGCGAACCGCGCGTATCTCGCCTGTCGCGATGCCATCGGAAAGCTCGAGCGCGTCGCGAAGGCTTCGAGCGGCTCGTTCGGCTTCGAGCGAAAGAAGAGCCTCTACCTCGCGACGGGAAAGCGCGATCGCAGGCTGCTGCGTGCGGAGCTCGAGGCCCGGCACGCCATCGGCATTCGCGTCGACTGGCTGGACGAAGAAGACATCACCGCGCGATTCCCGTTTCGGCGACCGGCGGCGTTGCTGTCGCATGACGCCGCGCAGGTCGACGCGTACGGCTTCGCTCACGCGCTCTTCGGAGATGCAGCGCGACGCGGCCTTCGGGTGTTCGATCGAACCACCGTGATGGACATTGACGCGACGGCTCGCGGCGTCACGCTCGTCACCGCTGACAAGTGCCTCGTGCGCGCTCGATACCTCGTGTTCGCGACCGGCTACGAGACGCGTGACTTCCTCGACGACAGAGTCGCGCACCTGGCGAGCACGTACGCGTTCGCGAGCGAGCCACTGGCACCGATCGCCGGCTGGGGGGAAGACCACTGCATGATCTGGGAACACGCGCACCCATATCTGTATCTTCGCACGACGGCGGACGGGCGCGTCATCGTGGGCGGCGAGGATGAGGATTTTAGTAATCCCGCGCGGCGCGACCGGTTACTCGCCGCGAAAACCGCGAAGCTCGCCGCCCGTTTCCGCGCGTTGTTCCCGGATGTCGAACTGGAGGTCGGTTTCTCGTGGGCCGGCACCTTTGGTGAGACCAGGGACGGTCTCGCCTACATCGGCACTCATCCCGACTGGCCGAGCTCCTACTTTGCGCTCGGCTACGGCGGCAACGGCATCACGTACGGCATCATCGCCGCCGAGATCATCCGTGACGCACTGACGGGCCAGGCGAACGATCAGGCGGAGCTGTTTTGCTTCGGACGATGA
- the galT gene encoding galactose-1-phosphate uridylyltransferase, which translates to MVWEERWHPLRREWVIISSHRDERPWHGERVSNDRRAVPPYAPDCYLCPGNGRSSGQRNEQYSGVFVFDNDHPCVGPSAPNELSSPSGIYQNRPARGVARVVCFDCRHNVTLAQLSEVEILSLLTTLQAQYVELGARDEVKCVHIFENKGEVVGVSNPHPHCQIYATDFVFKTVEIEAEAQADHLEKYGQPLFQDMIAAEESDGRRLLVRRDRALSFVPYFARYPYETYVAPRETRPSLAALTHDELVDLSAVLRETLIRLDNLWRMSFPYVMVLHQAPTDGGAHPGFHCHIQIHPPLRKPGLLKYLAGPEIGGGNFLNDTAPEEKATELRAVSSVHYTQAE; encoded by the coding sequence ATGGTCTGGGAAGAACGCTGGCACCCGCTACGCCGGGAGTGGGTCATCATCTCGTCGCATCGTGACGAACGTCCGTGGCACGGCGAACGCGTGTCCAATGACAGGCGTGCGGTGCCTCCATACGCACCGGACTGCTATCTGTGTCCCGGCAACGGGCGCAGCTCTGGTCAACGAAACGAGCAATACAGCGGCGTTTTCGTTTTCGACAACGACCATCCGTGCGTCGGGCCTTCCGCGCCAAACGAGCTTTCGTCGCCATCAGGGATTTACCAGAACCGACCGGCGCGCGGCGTGGCGCGCGTCGTCTGCTTCGACTGTCGCCACAACGTCACGCTCGCTCAGTTGAGCGAAGTAGAAATCCTCTCTTTGCTGACGACGTTGCAGGCGCAGTACGTGGAGCTCGGTGCGCGCGATGAGGTGAAGTGCGTTCACATCTTCGAGAACAAGGGCGAAGTCGTGGGCGTGAGCAATCCGCACCCACACTGCCAGATCTACGCAACGGATTTCGTGTTCAAAACGGTCGAGATCGAGGCCGAGGCGCAGGCGGATCATCTCGAGAAGTACGGCCAGCCGCTCTTTCAAGACATGATCGCGGCCGAGGAATCGGACGGCCGGCGACTCCTTGTGCGACGCGATCGCGCACTCTCGTTCGTTCCCTACTTCGCGCGCTATCCATACGAGACCTACGTTGCGCCTCGCGAGACGCGACCGAGTCTGGCAGCGCTCACACACGACGAGCTCGTGGACTTGAGCGCCGTCCTGCGCGAAACGTTGATCCGACTCGACAATCTGTGGCGCATGTCTTTTCCCTACGTGATGGTGCTCCATCAGGCGCCGACGGATGGAGGCGCTCATCCGGGATTTCACTGCCACATTCAGATCCATCCGCCGCTGCGCAAGCCGGGTCTCCTCAAGTATCTCGCCGGCCCGGAAATCGGCGGGGGAAACTTTCTCAACGACACCGCGCCCGAGGAGAAAGCTACCGAGCTGCGCGCCGTCTCGAGCGTACACTACACACAGGCCGAGTGA
- a CDS encoding FAD-dependent oxidoreductase, with protein sequence MTTTSLARAIDESLWRASTPPHFTGALPTEVDVAVVGGGICGLTAAYLLKQAGKRVAVFERARLGAGDSGNTSAHLTYVTDERITRLAKQFGNDAAQLVWRGGAVAIDLIESLSRAAGIACGFQRVPGYLCAPFVDDPDAVASREALRADAELARTLGFAARFVEFAPPTSKAAIAFADQAVFHPLDYLFGLASAIEGDGSIVREGCDVGAMIEDPFAVIVNGENVVCSDLVIATHTPLVGIRNLLGATVFQSKLHLYSSYVLGGPIADRSLMPGLYCDTANPYNYLRVHDRGSARYAIFGGQDNKTGQVTETEECFERLAETLLRVVPSVQIERRWLGQVIETSDGLPYIGEVSPHQYIATGFAGNGLTFGTLAGLMIQGAILGRPTPWQELLDPDRKPHSLGALERLVRENIDYPRYYIADRLRPHDASGVENIPRGRGKVISLGGQRVAVHRKDDGDIVKVSAVCTHMGCLVRWNDAERSWDCPCHGSRFTPEGQVIGGPAEAPLEKVE encoded by the coding sequence ATGACGACGACGAGCCTCGCCAGAGCGATCGACGAGTCGCTCTGGCGCGCCTCGACCCCACCGCACTTCACCGGCGCGCTTCCGACGGAGGTCGACGTCGCCGTTGTCGGCGGCGGCATTTGTGGCCTCACGGCGGCGTACCTGCTCAAGCAGGCCGGCAAGCGCGTTGCTGTTTTCGAGCGGGCGCGACTCGGCGCGGGTGATTCCGGCAACACATCGGCGCACCTGACATACGTCACCGATGAGCGCATCACGCGGCTCGCGAAGCAATTCGGCAATGACGCCGCACAACTCGTGTGGCGCGGCGGCGCCGTCGCGATCGACCTGATTGAATCGCTCAGCCGCGCTGCAGGTATCGCGTGCGGCTTCCAGCGCGTCCCCGGATACCTGTGCGCTCCGTTCGTCGACGACCCTGATGCCGTGGCTTCTCGTGAGGCGCTGCGGGCCGACGCGGAGCTCGCGCGCACGCTCGGCTTCGCCGCACGCTTCGTCGAATTTGCGCCGCCGACGAGCAAGGCAGCGATCGCCTTCGCCGATCAGGCAGTCTTTCATCCGTTGGACTACTTGTTCGGCCTTGCATCGGCAATCGAGGGCGACGGCTCCATCGTGCGCGAAGGATGTGACGTCGGCGCCATGATCGAGGACCCGTTCGCGGTGATCGTCAATGGCGAGAACGTGGTCTGCTCCGATCTCGTGATCGCGACGCACACACCGCTCGTCGGCATTCGAAACCTACTTGGCGCAACGGTCTTTCAATCGAAGCTCCACCTCTACTCGAGTTATGTGCTCGGCGGTCCGATCGCCGATCGTTCGCTGATGCCGGGTCTGTATTGCGACACGGCGAATCCGTACAACTATCTCCGCGTCCACGATCGCGGCTCGGCACGATACGCGATTTTCGGTGGCCAGGACAACAAAACGGGCCAGGTCACCGAGACCGAGGAATGCTTCGAGCGGTTGGCGGAAACGTTGCTGCGCGTCGTGCCATCGGTGCAGATCGAGCGCCGCTGGCTGGGTCAGGTCATCGAGACGAGCGACGGCCTTCCGTACATCGGTGAGGTCTCGCCGCACCAGTACATCGCGACAGGATTCGCGGGGAATGGCCTCACCTTCGGCACTCTCGCCGGATTGATGATCCAGGGCGCGATTCTCGGCCGGCCCACTCCCTGGCAGGAGCTCCTCGATCCCGATCGAAAGCCGCATTCGTTAGGCGCACTCGAGCGCCTCGTCCGCGAAAACATCGATTACCCACGCTATTACATCGCCGATCGGCTGCGCCCGCACGACGCGTCAGGCGTCGAGAACATCCCTCGCGGTCGCGGCAAGGTCATCTCCCTCGGCGGTCAGCGCGTCGCCGTGCACCGAAAGGACGACGGCGACATCGTGAAAGTGAGCGCCGTCTGCACGCACATGGGGTGCCTGGTCCGCTGGAACGACGCCGAGCGCAGCTGGGATTGTCCGTGCCACGGGTCGCGGTTCACGCCCGAAGGTCAGGTGATCGGCGGACCGGCGGAAGCCCCGCTCGAGAAAGTTGAGTAA
- a CDS encoding ECF-type sigma factor: protein MHIPTPPDGAHEVTELLRAWGAGDEQASDELARLVYEELRRQARHALIKEGDGHTLQPTALVHEAWMRLDEQHGASWESRTQFFAVAAQMMRRVLVDHARSRRTLKRGGAAAQVTLGGVEGELAVDGTPLDAVDLLALDDALARLAALDPSKARLVELRYFAGFSIPEAAAALGVSEATIGREWVVARAWLRRELEA from the coding sequence ATGCACATTCCCACGCCGCCAGATGGCGCGCACGAGGTTACCGAACTCCTGCGCGCATGGGGCGCAGGTGACGAACAGGCCTCCGACGAGCTCGCGCGGCTCGTCTACGAGGAGTTGCGGCGCCAGGCGCGACACGCCCTGATCAAGGAAGGCGATGGGCACACACTGCAGCCGACCGCACTCGTACATGAGGCGTGGATGCGCCTCGACGAACAGCACGGCGCGAGCTGGGAGAGCCGGACTCAGTTTTTCGCCGTTGCCGCACAGATGATGCGACGCGTGCTCGTCGATCATGCGCGCTCGCGTCGCACACTGAAGCGGGGAGGCGCCGCAGCGCAGGTGACACTCGGCGGCGTGGAGGGCGAGCTGGCTGTCGACGGGACGCCGCTCGACGCCGTGGATCTGCTCGCCCTGGACGATGCGCTCGCTCGCCTCGCGGCGCTCGATCCGTCGAAGGCGCGTCTCGTCGAGCTGCGCTATTTCGCCGGGTTCAGCATACCGGAGGCCGCCGCGGCGCTCGGCGTGTCCGAGGCGACGATTGGTCGCGAGTGGGTCGTCGCGCGCGCGTGGTTGCGACGCGAGCTGGAGGCCTAA